CTAAAGCAAATTCAGCTTTTTTGAATGGGTCTCCTACTAATGCTGCTTTGGGCTTTGCGAATAGTCTAGGTGTAGATGTAGGTGAGCTAGAAATAAAAAATACAGAAAAGGGTGATTTTGTTTTTGGAAAGAGAATTGAGAAGGGACAATCAACAAGAATTTCGTTGTCTTCAATTATTCCTAAATTAGTGAATAGTCTTCAAGGCCCTCGATTTATGAAATGGGGTACTGGGAACATAAAATTTTCTAGACCTATTAGGTGGATTACCTCTCTTTACAATGATGAAATTCTTGATTTTTCATTTGATGAATGTGATCCAAATTTCCAAATAAGTAATAAATCAAAAAGCCATAGACTCTTAAATAAAGTTTTTGAAGTTCAGAATCCTGATAATTTTTTTGAATTAATGAAACAAAATAGGGTATTAGTTGAGCGAAACGCAAGAAAAGAAAAAATTGAAAGTCTTATAAATCAGGAATCTAAATCACTAAATCTAAATCCTGACTTATCTGAAGGATTGCTTAATGAATTAACTGATTTAGTTGAATGGCCAGAATTAATCATTGGTAAATTTAGTGAGGAATTTCTTGATCTGCCTGTTGAGGTTCTTTCAAAGGTAATGAAATGTCATCAGAGATATGTTCCTCTTTTATTAACAAATAATACTTTTTCTAAACTAGATTTAAGCTCTGAAAAAATCATTAGTACAAATTTTTTCGTTATTTCAAATGGACTTAAAGAATCAAATAATAATATTGCTAAGGGTAATGAGAAAGTTTTGAGAGCAAGGTTTTCAGATGCAAAGTTTTTTGTAGAAAGTGATAAGAAAGTTGCTTCAATTGAAAGAAATGAAAAACTTAAATCTGTTTCTTATTTGGAAGGACTGGGTGATGTTTTTCAGAGAGTAGAGAGAATTAAAGAAGTTACTAAAAAAGTTCTTCTATTTTTAAATGATAAGTCTTTAGAAAATAACAAAATAATAGAAGCGGCTAGATACTGTAAAAACGACTTGTGTAGCGAAATTGTTTATGAATTCCCAGATTTGCAAGGAATAATGGGTGGTAAATATCTCAAGAATGAAGGATTTAGTGAGGATGTTTGTTTGGCTGTAGCTGAACATTATTTACCTTCTTTTTATAAAGATGCTTTGCCCTCTACTAAATATGGTGCAATAGTTTCTATCTCAGATAAGATTGAAACTTTAATAAGTATATTTATTTCTGGGAAGCGCCCAAGTGGATCTTCTGATCCATATGCTTTGAGAAGAAATTTGAATGGAGTGATTAAAATAATTTGGGATTATGAATTTGATTTGCCTTTAGTTAATTTGTTTAACGAACTTATTGAATTTTGGGAAATCGGATTCCCTAATTTGAACTTCTCAAAAGAGAAAGTTTTAAATGATTTAAATGAATTCTTAGTTCAAAGAATTGTTAGTCATCTCGAAGAATTATCACTTAGTAAAGAATTAATAAAGGCCGTTTGCTCCTCCGATCAATTGTCTCAAAAAAGAATATTGAATATTGTTGATCTAAAGAATAGGATTAAATCTATTGTCACTTTTAAAGAAAAAGAAACTTTTTTTGTGATCCAGAAGGTAATTAACAGGGCAAGCAAATTAGCTAATAACAGTAATCTATCTACAGAAGTTCTTTCAACAGGAGATTACGTAAACACTAAACTTTTTGAAAAAGAATGTGAATTGAAAGTATTTGAATTTATTAGAGAATTAGAAAAACTTTTTTCAGAAGGTCATTGCAATTATTTGAAACTTCTAAATTTATTCGAGATTAATATAAACACTATTGAGGATTTATTTGATAATGAAAAGGGAGTTCTGATAATGTCAGAGGATATAAACATCAGAAATAATAGACTCAATTTATTGAGCCTAATTAGAAATTATTCTTTAAAGATCGCTGACTTTACACTTTTGAACTCTTAACTTTAATCCCACCCTTAATTGAGTATT
The window above is part of the Prochlorococcus marinus CUG1415 genome. Proteins encoded here:
- the glyS gene encoding glycine--tRNA ligase subunit beta, which produces MSKYLLEIGTEELPAEFSQSVLDQFNSLIEFELKKKLIKYNNILVTSTPRRIVLFVEGLIDYAEDKTILRKGPKANSAFLNGSPTNAALGFANSLGVDVGELEIKNTEKGDFVFGKRIEKGQSTRISLSSIIPKLVNSLQGPRFMKWGTGNIKFSRPIRWITSLYNDEILDFSFDECDPNFQISNKSKSHRLLNKVFEVQNPDNFFELMKQNRVLVERNARKEKIESLINQESKSLNLNPDLSEGLLNELTDLVEWPELIIGKFSEEFLDLPVEVLSKVMKCHQRYVPLLLTNNTFSKLDLSSEKIISTNFFVISNGLKESNNNIAKGNEKVLRARFSDAKFFVESDKKVASIERNEKLKSVSYLEGLGDVFQRVERIKEVTKKVLLFLNDKSLENNKIIEAARYCKNDLCSEIVYEFPDLQGIMGGKYLKNEGFSEDVCLAVAEHYLPSFYKDALPSTKYGAIVSISDKIETLISIFISGKRPSGSSDPYALRRNLNGVIKIIWDYEFDLPLVNLFNELIEFWEIGFPNLNFSKEKVLNDLNEFLVQRIVSHLEELSLSKELIKAVCSSDQLSQKRILNIVDLKNRIKSIVTFKEKETFFVIQKVINRASKLANNSNLSTEVLSTGDYVNTKLFEKECELKVFEFIRELEKLFSEGHCNYLKLLNLFEININTIEDLFDNEKGVLIMSEDINIRNNRLNLLSLIRNYSLKIADFTLLNS